From Channa argus isolate prfri chromosome 18, Channa argus male v1.0, whole genome shotgun sequence, the proteins below share one genomic window:
- the ch25hl2 gene encoding cholesterol 25-hydroxylase-like protein 2 translates to MSTGRLLRTEALSWMSDVDNVTGCQPHDLLLQPAWDYLHQNHHDLLRSPLFPVVLSVTTYFFLVGVYTVLDLLAPTWPCINRYRLHPDRPVTWPNIWTTLSVTIYNHLLYIFPAAVAQWLWRPPTPLPREAPTLLSFFLGILGCMVVFDFQYYLWHLLHHRVPWLYRTFHAVHHQYNQTFSLVTQYLSGWELFSVGFWATVDPILLQCHCLTTWGFMVFNVYVSTEDHCGYDFPWSLHNLVPFGLWGGAPKHDAHHQRPGTNFAPFFSHWDWLAGTHTVPNPSSHAAAGEPEEMKGRKD, encoded by the coding sequence ATGAGCACAGGCAGGTTACTCAGAACAGAGGCTTTATCCTGGATGTCGGATGTGGACAACGTGACTGGGTGCCAGCCCCATGATCTGCTCCTGCAGCCAGCCTGGGACTACCTCCACCAGAACCACCATGACCTCCTGAGGAGCCCTCTCTTCCCTGTAGTCCTCTCTGTCACCACCTACTTCTTCCTGGTTGGTGTGTACACCGTGCTGGACCTGCTGGCTCCCACCTGGCCCTGCATCAACCGCTACAGGCTCCATCCTGACAGACCCGTCACCTGGCCTAACATCTGGACGACCTTGAGTGTCACCATCTACAACCACCTGCTTTACATCTTCCCTGCTGCAGTGGCCCAGTGGCTGTGGAGGCCGCCCACCCCGCTGCCCCGTGAGGCACCCACTCTCTTGAGCTTCTTCCTGGGCATCCTGGGCTGCATGGTTGTGTTTGACTTCCAGTATTACCTCTGGCACCTGCTACACCACAGGGTCCCCTGGTTGTACCGCACCTTCCACGCAGTGCACCACCAGTACAACCAGACTTTCAGCCTGGTCACCCAGTACCTGTCGGGCTGGGAGTTATTCAGCGTGGGATTCTGGGCTACAGTTGACCCCATCCTGCTCCAGTGCCACTGCCTCACAACATGGGGCTTCATGGTCTTCAACGTCTACGTTTCCACCGAGGACCACTGCGGCTACGACTTCCCCTGGTCCTTGCACAACCTGGTGCCCTTTGGCCTCTGGGGTGGTGCACCCAAGCACGATGCTCACCACCAGCGGCCCGGCACCAACTTTGCCCCATTCTTCTCTCACTGGGACTGGCTGGCGGGCACCCACACGGTGCCAAATCCCTCTAGCCATGCTGCTGCAGGAGAGCCAGAGGAGATGAAAGGGAGAAAGGACTAA
- the s100z gene encoding protein S100-Z produces the protein MPSQLEGAMDALIAVFYNYSGNDGDKYKLNKGELKQLLNCELTDFLTSQKDPMLVEKIMNDLDSNKDNEVDFNEFVVLVAALTVACNDFFQEQKKKSK, from the exons ATGCCAAGCCAGCTCGAGGGTGCAATGGACGCGCTCATAGCAGTTTTCTACAACTACTCTGGAAATGACGGCGACAAATACAAGCTCAACAAGGGCGAGTTAAAGCAGCTCTTGAACTGCGAGCTCACAGACTTCCTCACG TCTCAGAAGGATCCAATGTTGGTGGAGAAAATCATGAATGACCTGGACTCTAACAAAGACAACGAGGTGGATTTTAACGAGTTTGTTGTGTTGGTGGCCGCCCTGACCGTTGCCTGCAATGACTTTTTCcaagagcagaagaaaaaatCCAAGTAG
- the crhbp gene encoding corticotropin-releasing factor-binding protein translates to MERTFRQQLFFLVLCLSVLKGDSRYLENNEISKDDLYSFFNSKLKRETPEELMYRRPLRCLDMIAVEGQFTFTAEHPQLSCAAFFMAEPNEVITVDYDGVDIDCRAGDFVTVFDGWVMKGEKFPSSQDHPLPLYERYVHYCDSGSLRRSVRSSQNVAMVFFRIHSAGSSFTLTVRKHINPFPCNVMSQSPEGSYTMVIPQQRRNCSFSIIYPVAIDIAEFSLGHYNNFPKRSMPGCVETGDFVQLLGGNGIDTSKLLPITDLCISFTGPTHMKIGCDNTVVRMVSSGKFVSRVSFTYRLLDGQELQTLKLNNVEDFCFNN, encoded by the exons ATGGAGCGCACTTTCCGACAGCAACTCTTCTTTCTGgtgctgtgtctgtctgtcctcaAAGGAGACTCCAGGTATCTTGAG aacaaCGAGATCTCCAAAGATGACTTGTATTCATTTTTCAACTCTAAGCTCAAGAGAGAAACACCTGAGGAATTAATGTATCGCCGACCTTTAC GTTGTCTGGACATGATTGCAGTGGAGGGTCAGTTCACCTTCACAGCAGAGCATCCTCAGCTCAGCTGTGCAGCTTTCTTTATGGCAGAGCCCAATGAAGTGATCACTGTGGATTATGACGGTGTGGACATCGACTGCAGAGCAGGGGACTTTGTCACG GTGTTCGACGGCTGGGTGATGAAGGGAGAGAAGTTCCCCAGCTCGCAGGACCACCCCCTGCCTCTGTACGAGCGCTACGTGCATTACTGTGACTCCGGGTCACTGAGGAGAAGTGTGCGCTCCTCTCAGAACGTGGCCATGGTCTTCTTCCGTATTCACAGTGCCGGCAGCAGCTTCACCCTGACAGTCAGGAAGCACATCAACCCATTCC CCTGTAACGTTATGTCCCAGTCACCAGAGGGCAGTTACACAATGGTGATTCCGCAGCAGCGCAGGAACTGCAGCTTCTCCATCATATATCCAGTGGCGATTGACATCGCAGAGTTCAGCCTGGGACACTACAACAACTTCCCCAAG AGGTCCATGCCCGGATGCGTAGAAACAGGAGATTTTGTGCAGCTGCTGGGAGGAAATGGCATCGACACATCCAAACTGCTGCCAATCACAGACCTCTGCATCTCTTTCACTGGACCCA CACACATGAAGATCGGCTGCGATAACACGGTGGTGAGGATGGTGTCCAGTGGGAAGTTTGTCAGCCGAGTGTCTTTCACCTACCGGCTACTGGACGGCCAGGAGCTGCAGACCCTCAAGCTCAATAATGTGGAAGATTTTTGCTTCAATAACTGA